The nucleotide sequence ACGGCCCGCCTGTGTGCATAAGAAAACTGTCTACGAAACCGGATCAAGTCCAGGGCGCCTGCCTGCCGAGCCTGCCCGAGCTCATCGCCGACCTGTCGGCGCCGAAGTACACCTACCGCAACGCGCGCGGCCTCTTCCAGCTCGAGAGCAAGGACGCGATGCGAGCCCGGGGAATGCGCTCACCGGACATCGGCGACGCCATCGCCCTGACCTTCGCGGAGCCGGTGGCGATGCCGTCCACCGACCCGCTGCGCGAGGCGATCTTCGGGCACCGCCAGGACCGCGCCCACATCGACTTCGACCCCTTCGCGAGGTGACCCATGTGCACGGGAACTGGCATCGCCACCATCACGGACAACCGCCCGGAGAAGGAGCCGCCGCCCACGGTGGATCCCGTGGTCGAGGAGGCACGCAGGGCCTCGCTCGAGAAGTCGCGCCGGAAGTACGGGCTGCGGGCGACGCTGCTGGGCTCGGAGCCCTCGATCGGCGAGGAGCTGGGCGACCGGAGGACCCTCATCGGTAGCTGAAGATGGCGGAGCTCTCCCGAAAGAAGCGGTACCTCTCCCGCTACGAGGCGCTCAAGCGCAAGCGCGAGCCGAAGATGGCCGTCTGGCGCGCGCTGTCGGAGCAGCTCTCGCCCCACCGGTTCAAGGACGGGATGGACGACGACCCGGCCGCGCGCTCGCGCTGGGCCGCCATCATCAACAACACCCCGGTCCTCGCGCTGCGCACCCTGGCGGCCGGGATGATGACGGGTATCACCAGCCCGGCGCGGCGGTGGTTCCGGCTGACGGTGGCCGACCCCAAGCTCGGACGGCTCACCTCGGTGCGGGAGTTCCTCTACGAGGTAGAGCGGCGGATGGAAGAGGTCTTCGCCCGCTCGAACATCTACAACGTCCTCTTCGAGATCTACGAAGACCTCGGGAGCCTAGGCCCCGCGGTGCTGGTCATCGATGAGGACGAGGAGGACGTCATCCGGGCCTACTCGCTGCTCGCCGGCACCTACTGCCTGGCGGCCAACTCCCGGCGCCGGGTCGACACCCTCTACCGAGAGGTCGTGATGACCGTCGAGGCCATCGAGGAGAAGTTCGGCCTCGAGAACGCCTCGGAGAGCCTGCGCAAGCTGCGGACCGAGAACCGCCTCGACGAAGACGTGCTGCTGCTGCACGTCGTCGAGCCCGACCGGCAGTTCGACGGCCGGCTGCTCGGAGAGCACCGCTTCCCCTATCGCAGCGTCTGGCTCGAGCTCGAGAAAAACCGCGACGACCTGATCCTCCACGAGGGGGGGCAGTTCTCGCAGCCGTTCGTCGCGTCCCGGTGGGCCGGCGACGAGTACGGCTACAGCCCGGGAATGCTGACCCTGGGCGACGCGAAGGGCCTGCAACAGCTCGAGCTCGACAAGGCGAAGGCCTCGAGGAAGGTGACCGACCCGCCGATGAAGGCGCC is from Deltaproteobacteria bacterium and encodes:
- a CDS encoding portal protein, translated to MAELSRKKRYLSRYEALKRKREPKMAVWRALSEQLSPHRFKDGMDDDPAARSRWAAIINNTPVLALRTLAAGMMTGITSPARRWFRLTVADPKLGRLTSVREFLYEVERRMEEVFARSNIYNVLFEIYEDLGSLGPAVLVIDEDEEDVIRAYSLLAGTYCLAANSRRRVDTLYREVVMTVEAIEEKFGLENASESLRKLRTENRLDEDVLLLHVVEPDRQFDGRLLGEHRFPYRSVWLELEKNRDDLILHEGGQFSQPFVASRWAGDEYGYSPGMLTLGDAKGLQQLELDKAKASRKVTDPPMKAPDNLRTGRVSLVPGDITRYPRGMGADSITPAQVLPPAAITIFDNSINNHEERVNAGLYANLWVSLLAREGQPLTAREVAERHQEKLLQLGGVVERLNDELLDPLVDRVFDIMLRSGELPPAPPELEGMPLQVEYLSIVTQAQRMVGYSGVQEFLNAALGLAGADSTVADRVDLDAAISIIAEMLGVPPAIVRSLEAVEQIRQQRAQQQQQQRALEAGAQVAQSARDLGQVDMTDDNAASRLIEQLSPVAAAQVGKGQPG